One genomic segment of Paenibacillus xylanexedens includes these proteins:
- a CDS encoding GerAB/ArcD/ProY family transporter: MNKETTITRGQLFLLIMKFEIGVDILSLPYRIHLLSKGGGWISVFLGGFLIQLVILLCWLLMRRFPSSSIYDIVTLITGKWIGKLLIIAYVGYFLLMGTSVLVNGYGVINRWMLQDTPRWSILALFLFSSIYLVRQKLRIIARVLVLISFLVLPMMVLISYGLKEINLLYLLPLTEAGWPNIISGSTETLMAMFGFEFFLVVFPMVEGSSGGKLKSVALASAVVVVLYAFTVFICSTAFSPQQLDLMPEPVIYLLRSIPLGTMDRADFLFLPIWLISIFGAICGYYYTASYGISYLFKQKHHKKAVPYVVLASCIIAYLPQQKEKLELISTIANRSAYFFLMILPLLLLVLSYIMKRKEKMI, translated from the coding sequence GTGAATAAGGAAACAACAATCACTCGGGGACAATTATTTTTGCTCATTATGAAATTTGAAATCGGTGTAGATATCTTGTCCCTCCCTTACCGTATACACCTTCTCTCTAAAGGCGGTGGGTGGATCTCTGTATTCCTTGGAGGGTTCCTGATCCAACTTGTCATATTGTTGTGCTGGCTTTTGATGCGAAGATTCCCGAGTTCATCCATTTATGACATTGTAACGCTGATTACGGGTAAATGGATTGGCAAATTGCTGATCATTGCCTACGTTGGATATTTCCTGTTAATGGGTACTTCTGTTCTGGTGAACGGTTACGGTGTGATTAACCGTTGGATGCTGCAGGATACGCCTCGATGGTCTATATTAGCCCTCTTCTTGTTCAGCAGTATCTATTTGGTTCGGCAAAAATTACGAATCATTGCCCGAGTACTTGTACTCATCTCCTTTTTGGTCTTGCCCATGATGGTATTGATCAGTTATGGACTCAAGGAAATCAATCTGTTATATCTTTTGCCTTTAACCGAAGCGGGATGGCCCAATATCATTAGTGGATCAACCGAAACATTAATGGCTATGTTCGGATTCGAGTTTTTTCTCGTTGTGTTTCCTATGGTTGAAGGTAGCAGCGGTGGCAAACTCAAGTCTGTTGCTTTAGCAAGTGCTGTAGTCGTGGTGTTGTATGCATTCACCGTGTTCATTTGTTCAACGGCGTTCAGTCCCCAGCAGCTTGACTTAATGCCTGAACCGGTCATATATCTGCTCCGCTCTATCCCACTCGGGACAATGGATCGGGCCGATTTCCTGTTCCTCCCTATCTGGTTAATATCCATTTTTGGGGCCATATGTGGCTATTACTATACGGCATCCTATGGTATAAGTTATCTCTTCAAACAAAAACACCATAAAAAAGCGGTGCCTTATGTCGTTCTTGCTTCTTGCATAATTGCCTATCTGCCACAACAGAAGGAAAAACTTGAGTTAATTAGTACGATAGCCAACAGATCGGCATACTTTTTTCTCATGATCCTGCCTCTGCTCCTGTTGGTCCTATCTTATATAATGAAACGAAAAGAGAAGATGATATGA
- a CDS encoding spore germination protein, whose protein sequence is MTPTNQAFSVLKMNISYVEQSLYCTDDLKQQQLLLNGVQSVLLYIDSLVDQEIIQTHVLTALNGQAHSEIYPSFTTLESRKDTDLQRGIDSLIQGKCLYIIDGHPEFYILSTEKMYVRSTTEPENEGVIRGPHNGFVEQLSVNLNLIRRQIISPSLIVRYFNVGEKTHTKIAVVYLQDLANPELVNEVKERITSISSDMVLAPGFIEEFMEDNPFSLFPQQLNTERPDRVIANLMEGRVAILAEGSPSALIAPVTFFAFYQSPDDYHGRWIVSSFLRLIRMMSFVIAFTLPAVYIATISFHSAILPIELAHTIKKSLQNIPFPALVEAMLLELIFEVLREAGVRLPSRVGQTIGIVGGLVIGDAIVRAGLVSYTMIIVVSLTAISSFLVPSHEMSSAVRILRFPMMIGAALFGYIGIAFGLVILTIHLCKMENFGSPYFAPVAPFRLADMKDVWIRFPIWALRGRPHDARPQRLNQQKFSRSWKKRE, encoded by the coding sequence ATGACCCCAACCAATCAGGCTTTCTCTGTATTAAAAATGAATATTTCTTATGTGGAACAGTCCCTCTACTGTACTGACGATTTGAAACAACAACAGCTTCTACTTAATGGTGTACAGAGTGTGCTTCTCTATATCGATTCACTTGTAGATCAGGAGATCATTCAAACACATGTCTTAACAGCACTGAATGGCCAAGCTCATTCGGAAATCTACCCATCGTTCACCACTTTAGAAAGTCGAAAAGATACGGATCTGCAACGTGGAATAGATTCACTTATTCAAGGGAAATGTCTTTACATAATCGACGGGCACCCGGAGTTTTACATTCTTTCTACCGAGAAAATGTATGTCCGAAGCACAACCGAACCGGAGAATGAAGGCGTTATTCGAGGGCCGCACAATGGATTCGTAGAGCAGCTTTCGGTTAATTTGAATCTGATCCGTAGACAAATTATTAGTCCATCCTTAATCGTTCGATATTTTAACGTCGGCGAGAAGACACATACCAAAATTGCAGTTGTATATCTTCAGGACTTGGCCAATCCGGAGTTAGTGAACGAAGTAAAAGAGCGAATTACGTCCATATCTTCAGATATGGTGCTCGCTCCAGGTTTTATTGAAGAGTTTATGGAGGATAACCCCTTCTCTCTGTTTCCCCAGCAGCTCAATACAGAAAGACCTGACCGGGTTATTGCCAACTTGATGGAAGGACGTGTCGCCATACTTGCGGAAGGAAGTCCTTCAGCTCTTATCGCTCCAGTTACGTTTTTTGCTTTTTATCAAAGTCCGGATGATTATCATGGTCGCTGGATTGTCAGTTCTTTTTTACGGTTAATTCGCATGATGAGTTTTGTCATTGCTTTTACATTACCTGCTGTTTATATTGCAACCATCTCTTTTCACTCCGCTATTTTACCGATCGAACTGGCACACACGATCAAGAAATCATTGCAGAACATCCCCTTTCCTGCACTTGTAGAGGCAATGTTGCTTGAATTGATCTTTGAAGTATTAAGAGAAGCCGGGGTCCGACTTCCCAGCCGAGTGGGCCAGACCATCGGCATCGTTGGCGGTTTGGTTATCGGAGATGCTATCGTTCGTGCGGGGCTTGTATCCTATACAATGATTATTGTGGTTTCACTAACCGCTATCTCGTCGTTTTTGGTGCCTTCGCATGAGATGAGTTCGGCAGTCCGTATTCTCCGCTTTCCAATGATGATTGGAGCGGCGCTTTTTGGATATATCGGCATCGCATTTGGTCTGGTGATTCTAACCATTCACCTCTGTAAGATGGAAAACTTCGGATCGCCTTATTTTGCTCCAGTGGCCCCTTTCCGATTAGCGGACATGAAGGATGTATGGATTCGATTTCCCATCTGGGCGCTTCGCGGGCGTCCTCATGATGCCCGCCCGCAGCGGCTGAATCAGCAGAAGTTCTCTAGGAGTTGGAAAAAACGTGAATAA
- a CDS encoding copper amine oxidase N-terminal domain-containing protein — MNMKKKLSIFTALAVFQAFAVGSVSAQSAPQGDTASVNTANVESVEVLQQEQPIAEREVKTESNNKSINTPPTEAKDTQTSTGTEATPKTESEKPLVQEETPEKVETPATPAQIEQPSVDGTSPAVAGGNLTLYMNSNKMEQDGKTYLAGQPMAVKNGVSYVAIRALVDRVGYGVKYDNKTKETIIISGEDELRFKTNSKDYTVNGETRTMKGPAYQQKSTFMVPLTSITQALNITYKVNQSAKTVVLNLNTKPVASFTISQKEIFAGDQVDYVTSSSSPNGMDIVDERWTGRQDSFDQAGTYTISYQVQDSNGQWSDPYSTTIEVLSPNLPPVAMFATDKEQYKMGEKITYTDQSTDDENNIDKVVWENNSLAFFEPGPKTVTLTVTDNHGATNTYSKVITITNETLYSFTDFNLLFTPVGQKFTFNGGEVTTMEKVPYTYMDEPSLLIRSNSPETVNTEGIVYKESSSGQTRFMIHHVNNTGKRVKMYVIATNNNPNPAVFEQQNMGFAGPTPYATVAGKLSIDKWFKSIQTGADQKKEYLQPGESKLILTELNKTPMKEGQVISLYSDAYSDYSLDYNVILVEENKDPFEALPLLPVLDRDGVHNRGTYPNATRVIKYDEHVGIKPARLPLGDNSSDPNLVGTDPMAYTDASNAGNFGVLYKITLTNVAPRTLISFNPRGGKYSGVALVNTQLVSIAEGNVAVANSSEQSVLYRTGSTGESVTILFSAAPGSNLPVNLLFTPLPSEK; from the coding sequence ATGAATATGAAGAAGAAATTATCCATTTTTACCGCTTTAGCCGTTTTTCAAGCATTTGCAGTCGGTTCTGTGAGTGCGCAATCAGCACCGCAAGGTGACACCGCGTCAGTAAACACAGCCAATGTAGAATCAGTTGAGGTGTTACAGCAAGAGCAGCCGATTGCAGAGCGTGAAGTGAAGACGGAGAGCAATAACAAATCTATCAATACTCCGCCGACTGAAGCCAAGGACACTCAAACCTCAACCGGCACTGAGGCAACACCTAAAACAGAGAGCGAGAAACCTTTAGTTCAAGAGGAAACCCCTGAGAAGGTTGAAACGCCAGCTACGCCTGCTCAGATAGAGCAACCATCCGTTGATGGGACGTCTCCTGCAGTAGCAGGTGGAAATCTGACGTTGTACATGAATAGCAACAAAATGGAGCAGGATGGAAAAACGTATCTTGCTGGACAGCCAATGGCTGTAAAAAACGGTGTATCCTATGTTGCAATCCGTGCGCTGGTTGACCGTGTGGGATATGGCGTCAAATATGATAACAAAACCAAGGAAACCATCATTATTAGTGGTGAAGATGAACTCCGATTCAAAACTAACAGCAAGGACTATACGGTAAATGGAGAGACCAGAACGATGAAAGGCCCTGCTTATCAGCAAAAAAGTACATTCATGGTGCCGTTAACTTCCATTACTCAAGCTCTGAACATCACCTATAAAGTGAATCAGTCGGCTAAAACGGTTGTGTTGAATCTTAATACAAAACCTGTTGCAAGCTTTACCATTTCCCAAAAGGAAATCTTTGCGGGTGATCAAGTAGACTACGTGACTTCTTCCAGTTCACCTAATGGAATGGATATCGTTGACGAACGCTGGACTGGTCGCCAGGATTCATTTGATCAAGCAGGTACATATACGATTTCATATCAAGTACAGGATTCCAATGGTCAATGGAGCGATCCCTATTCAACTACGATTGAAGTATTGAGTCCTAATCTTCCTCCTGTAGCCATGTTCGCCACGGATAAAGAACAGTATAAAATGGGCGAAAAAATAACATACACAGACCAAAGTACAGATGACGAAAATAATATTGATAAAGTAGTATGGGAGAACAATTCACTTGCGTTCTTTGAACCGGGTCCAAAAACGGTGACACTTACGGTTACTGACAATCACGGCGCTACGAACACGTACTCCAAAGTCATCACCATAACGAATGAGACATTATATTCATTTACAGACTTCAATTTACTCTTCACGCCAGTAGGACAGAAATTTACCTTTAATGGCGGCGAAGTGACTACGATGGAGAAAGTGCCTTATACGTACATGGATGAGCCAAGTTTGCTGATCCGCAGTAACAGTCCGGAAACCGTGAATACGGAAGGCATTGTATATAAAGAATCATCTTCAGGGCAGACCCGTTTCATGATTCATCACGTGAACAATACAGGTAAAAGAGTAAAAATGTATGTGATTGCAACCAATAACAATCCAAATCCAGCGGTATTTGAACAACAGAATATGGGCTTCGCCGGACCTACACCTTATGCTACCGTAGCTGGGAAATTGTCTATTGATAAATGGTTCAAGTCGATTCAGACTGGAGCGGATCAAAAGAAAGAGTACCTTCAACCTGGAGAAAGCAAACTCATTTTGACCGAACTTAATAAAACGCCGATGAAAGAAGGACAAGTCATCTCTCTCTATTCGGACGCTTATAGCGATTATTCCTTAGACTATAACGTTATCCTGGTGGAAGAAAATAAAGATCCGTTCGAGGCTCTGCCATTGCTACCTGTGCTTGATCGTGACGGAGTGCACAACCGGGGTACGTACCCGAATGCGACTCGCGTTATAAAGTACGATGAGCACGTGGGAATCAAACCTGCCCGTCTGCCACTTGGTGACAATTCAAGCGATCCCAATCTGGTAGGAACAGATCCGATGGCATACACAGACGCATCCAATGCGGGTAATTTTGGCGTATTGTACAAAATCACGCTGACCAATGTTGCACCACGTACGCTTATCTCCTTTAACCCTCGTGGAGGGAAGTACTCCGGAGTAGCTCTGGTGAACACTCAGTTGGTATCGATTGCCGAAGGTAACGTTGCGGTTGCCAATTCAAGTGAACAAAGCGTGCTTTACCGCACCGGTTCAACTGGAGAGAGCGTGACCATTCTATTCTCTGCCGCACCAGGAAGCAACCTGCCGGTCAATCTGCTCTTTACACCACTCCCATCGGAGAAGTAA
- a CDS encoding TetR/AcrR family transcriptional regulator, whose product MLKVDRRSLKSQEAIKKAVIELMSEKSFDDITIQDIADQANVNRRTIYLHYLDKYDLLDKLIEEHIEELKRLCELEAETDTLEGSATWFLYFEQHYSFFSAMLTSKGAPFFRSRFLDFVTDDIKNGWDMSEGKKQGIDEELLIQFISPAYVGIVEWWFINDMPYSPQVMGKQVGMLLENNLS is encoded by the coding sequence ATGCTTAAAGTGGACAGAAGAAGTTTGAAATCTCAAGAAGCTATCAAAAAAGCAGTGATAGAACTCATGTCTGAAAAAAGTTTTGATGACATTACGATTCAGGATATTGCTGATCAAGCTAATGTTAATCGTAGAACGATCTATCTGCATTACTTGGATAAGTACGATCTACTGGATAAGCTTATTGAAGAGCATATTGAGGAATTAAAGAGATTGTGTGAATTGGAAGCTGAAACGGATACATTAGAGGGTAGTGCAACATGGTTTTTATATTTTGAACAACATTATTCATTCTTTTCAGCAATGTTAACTAGTAAAGGAGCTCCTTTTTTCCGTAGCAGGTTCCTCGATTTTGTCACAGACGATATTAAGAATGGTTGGGATATGTCCGAGGGAAAAAAACAAGGAATAGATGAAGAGCTTCTTATTCAATTTATCTCACCAGCTTATGTAGGAATTGTAGAATGGTGGTTTATTAATGACATGCCCTATTCACCTCAAGTTATGGGAAAACAAGTGGGAATGTTATTGGAAAATAACCTCTCCTAA
- a CDS encoding MFS transporter codes for MFKRNNLFIFILTLGVFGILNTEMGVIGILPQIAEQFNVSVSQAGLLVSLFALAVAISGPILPLVFSRFNRRGVMLLVLGVFVISNIFSIFATNFTFAIIARVIPAFLHPVYISIALTAAASSVSEKEIPRAVSKVIMGVSAGIVLGVPITTFIASIASIDAAMTFFAIVNAVAFIGVLLFVPSMPVRERLSYGSQLRVLKKAITWQSIVAVIFVNAATAGVYSYFAEYLATITHISGKGLSLMLVIFGAASLFGNVLGGRLLSKNAIKSVMIYPFVFGVVYIFLFFMGQFTVPMFIIVVIWGVLYAIASNISQYWITSAAPEAPEFANGLFLTSGNLGVTIGTTVGGLFISGMGLRYIVVGGLLFLILSLAFILLRIYMYTPKKQISH; via the coding sequence ATGTTTAAACGAAATAATTTATTTATATTTATATTAACTTTGGGTGTCTTCGGAATCTTAAATACTGAAATGGGCGTTATTGGGATATTGCCTCAAATTGCTGAACAGTTCAATGTTAGCGTGTCTCAAGCAGGATTGCTAGTAAGTCTGTTTGCACTTGCAGTTGCGATATCGGGTCCCATTCTGCCTTTAGTGTTTTCGCGTTTTAATCGCAGAGGGGTAATGCTACTTGTACTCGGTGTGTTCGTGATTAGTAACATTTTCTCTATATTTGCAACAAACTTTACATTCGCAATAATTGCTCGTGTTATCCCGGCATTTTTACATCCCGTCTATATCTCGATCGCTCTGACAGCAGCAGCTAGTTCGGTTAGTGAGAAAGAGATCCCTAGAGCAGTGTCAAAAGTCATTATGGGCGTGTCTGCTGGCATTGTGCTAGGTGTACCCATCACAACTTTTATTGCCAGTATCGCTTCAATTGATGCTGCTATGACTTTTTTTGCTATCGTGAATGCAGTAGCATTCATTGGTGTATTGCTATTTGTTCCATCCATGCCTGTCAGAGAAAGGCTTTCATACGGATCTCAACTACGTGTATTGAAGAAAGCAATAACTTGGCAATCTATTGTTGCCGTTATATTTGTAAATGCAGCAACGGCTGGAGTGTATAGTTACTTCGCCGAATATCTTGCGACCATTACTCATATTTCTGGGAAAGGCCTCAGTCTAATGTTAGTTATATTTGGTGCAGCCAGTTTGTTTGGTAACGTATTAGGAGGAAGATTGCTTTCCAAAAATGCAATTAAGTCCGTAATGATCTATCCATTTGTATTTGGAGTAGTCTACATCTTCCTGTTCTTTATGGGCCAATTCACTGTCCCTATGTTCATTATTGTTGTTATATGGGGAGTGCTGTATGCAATCGCAAGCAATATTAGTCAGTATTGGATTACGTCAGCAGCTCCGGAAGCCCCTGAATTCGCGAATGGATTATTTCTAACATCTGGTAACCTGGGCGTAACCATTGGAACAACTGTCGGAGGGTTGTTTATATCAGGAATGGGGCTTCGGTACATTGTAGTAGGTGGACTGTTATTTTTGATATTGAGCCTGGCGTTTATCCTATTAAGAATTTATATGTATACTCCTAAAAAACAAATCTCTCATTGA
- a CDS encoding LysR family transcriptional regulator, with translation MDIRVLKYFLTVAKVGNITKAAEILHITQPTLSRQLMDLEEELDTRLLIRGKRQITLTDSGLLYQQRVKEIISLLDKTERDLAEQKDLIGGVVSIGCVESIVSKALAEIVEKFSNRHPRVQYELYSADGDDIREKLDRGNIDIGILLEPIETAKYDYVRLPYPDKWGILMRRDDPLAQKSTIGIQEILSLPLIPPRRTIVQNEIASWLGVENDRLTIFASHNLLTNAMQLVERKLGYAICVSGSYTIRESNSTCFVPFEPERITNHVLAWKKNRIFSSATAHFIQFIKDIYGS, from the coding sequence GTGGATATTCGGGTTTTAAAATACTTTTTAACTGTGGCTAAAGTAGGCAATATAACAAAAGCAGCAGAAATCCTTCATATTACGCAACCAACACTAAGCAGGCAGCTTATGGATCTTGAAGAAGAACTGGATACGCGTTTGTTGATACGAGGAAAAAGACAGATTACACTAACAGATAGCGGTCTCTTGTATCAGCAACGGGTAAAAGAGATCATTTCCCTCTTAGACAAGACAGAAAGAGATCTGGCAGAACAAAAGGATTTAATTGGTGGAGTAGTTTCTATTGGATGTGTGGAGTCCATTGTATCCAAAGCGTTGGCAGAAATTGTAGAGAAATTCTCTAACCGGCATCCTAGAGTACAATATGAACTGTATAGTGCAGATGGAGATGACATTAGAGAAAAGCTTGATCGAGGAAATATCGATATTGGCATATTATTGGAACCCATTGAAACTGCAAAATATGACTATGTTCGATTACCCTATCCGGACAAGTGGGGCATTCTGATGAGACGAGATGATCCTCTTGCTCAGAAATCAACCATTGGGATTCAAGAAATACTTTCATTACCCTTAATTCCACCCCGTCGGACAATTGTGCAGAATGAGATTGCAAGTTGGCTTGGTGTGGAGAATGATCGTCTTACTATTTTTGCTTCCCATAATTTATTGACTAATGCGATGCAGTTGGTAGAACGGAAACTGGGGTATGCCATATGTGTAAGCGGATCATATACAATCCGGGAAAGTAATAGCACATGTTTTGTTCCCTTTGAACCTGAACGAATAACAAATCATGTACTCGCTTGGAAAAAGAATAGGATATTTAGCTCAGCTACCGCTCACTTTATTCAATTTATAAAGGATATCTATGGTTCATAA
- a CDS encoding MATE family efflux transporter, translating into MNKSKMPFSTPLLFTDKDLMKIFIPLIIEQILASLIGLSDSIMAASIGESAVSAVSLVEMIMLLLISLFAALATGGTVIVGQYLGKKQENQAREASNQLVWFAGAAGLVIMIFIYLFKSFILDILFGNITDEVYNYANTYLLIIGASIPFLALYNAGAAIFRTMGNSKLPMKIMLAMNILNIAGNVLFIYGFNMGIAGIAIPTLISRIGAAVCILIHLTNPKQILHLNKTVKHKFNSMMIKQIMRIGVPYGIENGIFYFGRLLILSLVSTFGTAAIAANSVGSTITSLQALPGMAIGLGMSIVISRCVGAGDFTQARYYTKKILGIIFVAQIVSSVVSLALFPSILSIYNFSVEATQWTTEIVWSHAIVMILIWPFGNALPSVFRAAGDAKYPMLVSMITMFCCRIMFAYILVYLFDMGMFATWIAIYCDWLIKGGLFIWRYVNGKWTTFQATELNGRKAE; encoded by the coding sequence ATGAATAAATCGAAAATGCCATTTTCGACCCCGTTGTTATTTACGGATAAAGATTTAATGAAAATATTTATTCCGTTAATTATTGAACAAATTTTAGCATCTTTGATCGGATTGTCAGATTCAATCATGGCAGCTTCTATAGGAGAGTCAGCCGTATCTGCAGTTTCTTTAGTCGAAATGATTATGTTACTGTTAATAAGTTTATTCGCAGCTTTAGCTACGGGTGGCACAGTGATTGTAGGGCAATATCTCGGAAAAAAACAGGAAAATCAGGCCAGAGAAGCCTCGAATCAATTAGTTTGGTTTGCTGGAGCAGCAGGGCTTGTTATTATGATTTTTATTTATCTCTTTAAAAGCTTTATTTTAGATATTCTCTTTGGCAATATCACCGACGAGGTATATAACTATGCCAACACTTATTTATTGATCATCGGAGCTTCTATTCCTTTTTTAGCTCTCTATAACGCTGGAGCTGCCATATTCAGAACGATGGGCAACTCCAAATTGCCTATGAAAATTATGCTGGCTATGAACATTCTGAATATAGCGGGCAATGTCTTGTTCATATATGGGTTCAATATGGGGATTGCAGGGATTGCTATTCCTACTTTAATTTCCAGGATAGGTGCTGCAGTATGCATTCTAATTCATCTAACAAATCCTAAGCAAATTCTTCATCTGAATAAAACCGTAAAGCATAAGTTTAATTCAATGATGATTAAACAGATCATGCGAATTGGTGTACCTTATGGAATAGAAAATGGAATATTCTATTTTGGACGATTGTTGATACTAAGTTTGGTATCTACATTTGGAACAGCTGCTATAGCTGCAAATTCGGTTGGCAGTACGATTACTTCATTGCAAGCTTTACCTGGAATGGCCATTGGTTTAGGTATGTCCATAGTCATTTCCAGATGTGTAGGTGCTGGAGATTTTACACAGGCTAGATACTATACGAAAAAGATACTTGGTATCATTTTTGTGGCACAGATTGTGAGTTCCGTGGTGAGTTTAGCCTTGTTCCCAAGTATACTGAGCATTTATAATTTTTCAGTAGAAGCAACGCAGTGGACTACTGAGATTGTGTGGAGCCATGCGATTGTCATGATATTGATTTGGCCTTTCGGCAATGCACTTCCATCGGTATTTCGGGCTGCTGGAGATGCAAAATACCCCATGCTAGTGAGTATGATTACTATGTTTTGCTGTAGAATTATGTTCGCTTATATCTTGGTATACCTATTTGATATGGGGATGTTTGCAACATGGATAGCTATCTATTGTGATTGGTTGATAAAAGGAGGGCTGTTCATTTGGAGGTATGTTAATGGGAAATGGACTACATTCCAAGCTACCGAGCTAAATGGCAGGAAAGCTGAATAA
- a CDS encoding ABC transporter permease, with translation MQAKLAADAIPISKKRKTWIRTIQKHKVMYALLLPALIYFAVFKYIPMAGIMIAFKNYNLALGLWDSPWVGFKNFTDFMNGVYFWDIMKNTIIISLYKLLFGFSAPIVLALLLNEVYSQWFKKIVQTITYLPHFLSWVIVYGIMVALLAPGDGLFNMILKDFGVEPISFLTEPAWGRMLIILSEVWKDIGWGAILYLAALAGIDPSLYEAARMDGASKWRQLWHITLPGIRGVIILMLILKLSHILDAGFDQIFMFANTFNQEKIDIIDTWVYREGLERLKIGLATAVGLFKAVIGFALVLAANKLAKKFDGQIW, from the coding sequence ATGCAAGCAAAGTTGGCAGCGGACGCCATTCCCATCTCCAAAAAGCGAAAGACATGGATAAGGACGATACAAAAGCACAAAGTGATGTATGCTCTCTTATTACCAGCCTTAATTTACTTTGCGGTATTCAAATACATTCCTATGGCGGGAATCATGATTGCTTTTAAAAACTACAACCTGGCTTTGGGACTATGGGATAGCCCATGGGTGGGATTCAAAAATTTTACCGATTTTATGAACGGCGTTTATTTCTGGGACATCATGAAAAATACGATCATCATATCGCTGTATAAGCTATTGTTTGGTTTCTCCGCGCCCATCGTGCTGGCTTTACTCCTCAATGAAGTGTACAGCCAATGGTTTAAGAAAATCGTACAGACAATCACTTATTTGCCTCATTTTCTATCATGGGTCATCGTTTATGGAATTATGGTAGCCTTACTAGCCCCAGGCGATGGTCTCTTTAACATGATTTTGAAGGATTTTGGTGTTGAACCCATTTCGTTTCTAACCGAACCTGCCTGGGGCAGAATGCTGATCATCTTATCTGAAGTATGGAAGGATATTGGATGGGGGGCGATTTTGTACCTTGCCGCCTTGGCAGGAATCGATCCAAGCTTATATGAAGCGGCTCGAATGGATGGTGCTTCCAAATGGAGACAGCTCTGGCATATCACGTTACCTGGCATTCGAGGAGTCATTATTCTGATGCTGATTCTTAAATTAAGCCATATCCTGGATGCGGGTTTTGACCAAATATTCATGTTTGCCAACACCTTTAACCAGGAGAAGATCGATATTATCGACACATGGGTATACCGGGAAGGGTTGGAGCGTCTTAAGATTGGCTTGGCTACGGCTGTAGGATTGTTTAAAGCTGTCATCGGATTTGCTTTAGTATTGGCAGCGAATAAGCTCGCCAAAAAATTCGATGGGCAAATCTGGTGA
- a CDS encoding carbohydrate ABC transporter permease, with protein MIHMTIGEKVWQTVVYVVLIILSLLCVLPFLYVVAVSVTPESEVLRRGIVIIPESFTFLAYKEVFISHGIWQAYKITLFRTIVGTALNVFFTVIAAYPLSKKYLPGRSPFLLFIVFTMMFSGGLIPTYLLIRSLGLLNSPWVLIIPNLISAFNLVIIKGFFEQLPGEIEESARVDGASELQTLWRIILPLSLPVLSTISLFYAVGHWNSYFDAIVYINDSNYMPLQVILRNILLNVATQSADSLANSGAVSTFAVQMATVVVTTVPILIVYPFLQKHFIKGVLLGSVKG; from the coding sequence ATGATCCATATGACAATCGGGGAAAAAGTCTGGCAAACCGTCGTTTATGTAGTTCTTATTATATTATCCCTACTGTGCGTGCTACCCTTTCTATATGTGGTTGCTGTCTCCGTAACACCAGAATCGGAAGTATTAAGAAGAGGGATTGTGATTATACCAGAATCCTTTACCTTTCTGGCCTATAAAGAAGTATTCATTTCTCATGGGATCTGGCAGGCGTATAAAATTACGTTATTTCGAACAATTGTAGGCACTGCGTTAAATGTGTTTTTTACGGTGATCGCGGCCTACCCGTTATCCAAAAAATATTTGCCCGGAAGAAGTCCGTTTTTACTCTTCATTGTGTTTACCATGATGTTCAGTGGGGGATTAATTCCGACTTATTTACTAATCCGCTCTTTGGGATTGTTAAACAGTCCTTGGGTATTGATTATTCCAAATCTCATTAGTGCATTTAATCTGGTGATCATCAAAGGTTTTTTTGAACAATTACCTGGTGAAATTGAGGAATCAGCGAGGGTAGACGGTGCCAGTGAACTTCAGACGTTATGGCGGATCATTTTACCCCTGTCCTTACCCGTCCTGTCCACCATTTCCTTATTTTACGCAGTCGGGCATTGGAACAGTTATTTTGATGCCATTGTATATATCAATGATTCCAACTACATGCCACTTCAAGTGATTTTGCGCAACATTCTGCTTAACGTTGCAACTCAAAGCGCTGATTCGCTCGCCAATTCCGGGGCTGTCAGTACGTTCGCTGTGCAGATGGCTACAGTTGTTGTAACTACAGTCCCGATTTTGATCGTTTATCCATTTTTGCAAAAGCATTTTATCAAAGGTGTACTCCTGGGATCTGTTAAAGGATAA